A genomic window from Peromyscus maniculatus bairdii isolate BWxNUB_F1_BW_parent chromosome 1, HU_Pman_BW_mat_3.1, whole genome shotgun sequence includes:
- the Tsks gene encoding testis-specific serine kinase substrate isoform X19 translates to MSHEPMHWCLNLKRSSACTNVSLLNLAAMEPDSSGTDSTTEDSGPLALPGPPASPVPPWAPEDPDITELLSGVNSGLVRAKDSITSLKEKTTRVNQHVQTLQSECSVLSENLERRRQEAEELEGYCSQLKGPCPDVLTQENCRKVTRSVEDAETKTNVLKQNSALLEEKLRYLQQQLQDETPRRQEAELQELEQKLEAGLSRHGLSSATPNQGCSGPPGSPEEPPRPRGLASSAWGMAPRAGEGPSLTEQELQKVSTGLEELRREVSSLAARWHQEEGAVQEALRLLGGLGGRLDGFLGQWELAQREQAQSARGLQELRGRADELCTMVERSAVSVASLRSELEALGPVKPVLEELGRQLQNSRRGADHVLNLDRSAQGPCARCASQGQQLSTESLQQLLERALTPLVDEVKQKGLAPACPSCQRLHKKILELERQALAKHVRAEALSSTLRLAQDEAVRAKNLLLTDKMKPE, encoded by the exons ATGTCCCACGAGCCAATGCACTGGTGCCTGAACCTCAAGCGGTCCTCAGCCTGCACCAACGTGTCCTTGCTCAACCTGGCTGCAATGGAGCCGGACTCCTCAGGCACAGACTCCACCACGGAGGACAGTGGTCCACTGGCACTGCCGGGGCCACCTGCTTCTCCTGTACCACCCTGGGCTCCGGAGGACCCTGACATCACAGAGCTTCTG AGTGGGGTCAACAGTGGATTGGTGCGTGCCAAAGACTCCATCACCAGCTTGAAGGAAAAGACTACGAGGGTTAACCAGCATGTTCAGACACTGCAG AGCGAGTGCTCGGTGCTGAGTGAGAACCTGGAAAGGCGGCGGCAGGAGGCAGAAGAGTTGGAGGGTTACTGCAGCCAGCTGAAG GGCCCCTGCCCTGATGTCCTGACCCAGGAGAACTGCCGCAAGGTGACCCGCTCAGTGGAAGACGCTGAAACCAAAACCAATGTCCTGAAGCAGAACTCTGCCTTGCTGGAG GAGAAGCTAAGATACCTCCAGCAGCAACTGCAGGATGAGACGCCGCGGAGACAGGAGGCCGAGCTGCAGGAGCTAGAGCAAAAGCTGGAGGCAGGCCTCTCCCGGCACGGCCTGAGCTCTGCCACTCCCAATCAGGGCTGCTCCGGCCCGCCTGGCAGTCCCGAGGAACCCCCGCGGCCGCGGGGCCTGGCCTCCAGTGCCTGGGGCATGGCACCCCGGGCAGGGGAGGGACCTTCGCTGACAGAGCAGGAGTTGCAGAAGGTCTCCACCGGCTTGGAGGAGCTGAG GAGGGAGGTGTCCTCGCTGGCAGCCCGGTGGCATCAGGAGGAGGGCGCAGTGCAGGAGGCGCTGCGGTTGCTGGGTGGCCTGGGTGGCCGGCTGGATGGCTTCCTGGGCCAGTGGGAGCTGGCCCAGCGGGAACAGGCACAGTCTGCGCGGGGTTTGCAGGAGCTGCGAGGACGGGCGGATGAGCTGTGCACTAT GGTGGAGAGGTCAGCAGTGTCTGTGGCTTCACTGAGGAGTGAGCTGGAGGCGCTGGGCCCAGTGAAACCGGTTCTGGAGGAGCTGGGGCGGCAACTTCAGAACTCCCGAAGGGGAGCTGACCACGTCTTGAACTTGGACCGGTCTGCCCAAGGCCCTTGTGCTCGGTGTGCCAG CCAGGGGCAGCAGCTGTCCACGGAGTCCCTGCAGCAGCTGCTGGAGCGTGCGCTGACCCCGCTGGTGGATGAGGTGAAGCAGAAAGGACTGGCTCCTGCCTGCCCCAGCTGCCAGAGGCTACACAAGAAGATTCTG gagctggagcgCCAGGCCTTGGCCAAACACGTCAGGGCAGAGGCCCTGAGCTCCACCCTTCGGCTGGCCCAAGACGAAGCCGTTCGGGCCAAGAACCTACTGCTGACGGACAAGATGAAGCCGGAGTGA
- the Tsks gene encoding testis-specific serine kinase substrate isoform X18, whose translation MASVVVKTIWQSKEIHEAGDPPVGVESRAQLVPEAPGGVTSPTKGITKKKKAVSFHGVEPRMSHEPMHWCLNLKRSSACTNVSLLNLAAMEPDSSGTDSTTEDSGPLALPGPPASPVPPWAPEDPDITELLSGVNSGLVRAKDSITSLKEKTTRVNQHVQTLQSECSVLSENLERRRQEAEELEGYCSQLKEKLRYLQQQLQDETPRRQEAELQELEQKLEAGLSRHGLSSATPNQGCSGPPGSPEEPPRPRGLASSAWGMAPRAGEGPSLTEQELQKVSTGLEELRREVSSLAARWHQEEGAVQEALRLLGGLGGRLDGFLGQWELAQREQAQSARGLQELRGRADELCTMVERSAVSVASLRSELEALGPVKPVLEELGRQLQNSRRGADHVLNLDRSAQGPCARCASQGQQLSTESLQQLLERALTPLVDEVKQKGLAPACPSCQRLHKKILELERQALAKHVRAEALSSTLRLAQDEAVRAKNLLLTDKMKPE comes from the exons ATGGCAAGCGTGGTGGTGAAGACAATCTGGCAGTCCAAAGAGATCCATGAGGCGGGGGACCCACCTGTGGGGGTCGAGAGCCGCGCCCAGCTGGTCCCCGAGGCTCCCGGGGGGGTGACCAGCCCTACCAAGGGGATCACGAAGAAAAAGAAGGCCGTGTCCTTCCATGG GGTGGAGCCCCGGATGTCCCACGAGCCAATGCACTGGTGCCTGAACCTCAAGCGGTCCTCAGCCTGCACCAACGTGTCCTTGCTCAACCTGGCTGCAATGGAGCCGGACTCCTCAGGCACAGACTCCACCACGGAGGACAGTGGTCCACTGGCACTGCCGGGGCCACCTGCTTCTCCTGTACCACCCTGGGCTCCGGAGGACCCTGACATCACAGAGCTTCTG AGTGGGGTCAACAGTGGATTGGTGCGTGCCAAAGACTCCATCACCAGCTTGAAGGAAAAGACTACGAGGGTTAACCAGCATGTTCAGACACTGCAG AGCGAGTGCTCGGTGCTGAGTGAGAACCTGGAAAGGCGGCGGCAGGAGGCAGAAGAGTTGGAGGGTTACTGCAGCCAGCTGAAG GAGAAGCTAAGATACCTCCAGCAGCAACTGCAGGATGAGACGCCGCGGAGACAGGAGGCCGAGCTGCAGGAGCTAGAGCAAAAGCTGGAGGCAGGCCTCTCCCGGCACGGCCTGAGCTCTGCCACTCCCAATCAGGGCTGCTCCGGCCCGCCTGGCAGTCCCGAGGAACCCCCGCGGCCGCGGGGCCTGGCCTCCAGTGCCTGGGGCATGGCACCCCGGGCAGGGGAGGGACCTTCGCTGACAGAGCAGGAGTTGCAGAAGGTCTCCACCGGCTTGGAGGAGCTGAG GAGGGAGGTGTCCTCGCTGGCAGCCCGGTGGCATCAGGAGGAGGGCGCAGTGCAGGAGGCGCTGCGGTTGCTGGGTGGCCTGGGTGGCCGGCTGGATGGCTTCCTGGGCCAGTGGGAGCTGGCCCAGCGGGAACAGGCACAGTCTGCGCGGGGTTTGCAGGAGCTGCGAGGACGGGCGGATGAGCTGTGCACTAT GGTGGAGAGGTCAGCAGTGTCTGTGGCTTCACTGAGGAGTGAGCTGGAGGCGCTGGGCCCAGTGAAACCGGTTCTGGAGGAGCTGGGGCGGCAACTTCAGAACTCCCGAAGGGGAGCTGACCACGTCTTGAACTTGGACCGGTCTGCCCAAGGCCCTTGTGCTCGGTGTGCCAG CCAGGGGCAGCAGCTGTCCACGGAGTCCCTGCAGCAGCTGCTGGAGCGTGCGCTGACCCCGCTGGTGGATGAGGTGAAGCAGAAAGGACTGGCTCCTGCCTGCCCCAGCTGCCAGAGGCTACACAAGAAGATTCTG gagctggagcgCCAGGCCTTGGCCAAACACGTCAGGGCAGAGGCCCTGAGCTCCACCCTTCGGCTGGCCCAAGACGAAGCCGTTCGGGCCAAGAACCTACTGCTGACGGACAAGATGAAGCCGGAGTGA